One window of Salegentibacter sp. Hel_I_6 genomic DNA carries:
- a CDS encoding DUF6095 family protein — MKHTNKRILSKGIKYLAFALPLTLIGPSVLFTAFNNQDHPYYIPVLIIGILALIAAIFLIFRGIMTVVKAIFD; from the coding sequence ATGAAACATACCAATAAGAGAATATTAAGTAAAGGAATTAAATATCTGGCTTTTGCCTTACCATTAACTTTAATTGGTCCGTCAGTATTATTTACGGCTTTTAATAATCAAGATCACCCTTATTACATTCCTGTATTAATTATCGGCATCCTCGCATTAATTGCTGCCATATTTCTCATATTTAGAGGAATTATGACGGTGGTAAAAGCTATATTTGATTAA
- the thrS gene encoding threonine--tRNA ligase, with amino-acid sequence MIKVSLPDGSIKEFEKGTTPMDVANSISSGLARNVISAKFNKNIVEVSTPLTTDGSLTLYTWKDDEGKKAFWHSTSHVMAQAIEEMYPGSKLTIGPAIENGFYYDVDFGEHKISENDFKKIEDRMLEIAREKHDFKLREVSKADALSYYKEQNNQFKVELIENLEDGEITFCDHDNFTDLCRGGHIPNTGFIKAVKLMSVAGAYWRGDENNPQLTRVYGVSFPKQKELKEYLELLEEAKKRDHRKLGKELELFTFSQKVGQGLPLWLPKGAALRERLEDFLKKAQKKAGYEMVVSPHIGQKELYVTSGHYAKYGEDSFQPIHTPNEGEEFLLKPMNCPHHCEIYNASSWSYRDLPKRFAEFGTVYRYEQSGELHGLTRVRGFTQDDAHIFCTPDQLDEEFKKVIDLTLYVFDSLGFENFTAQVSLRDPENKEKYIGSDDVWEKAETAIINAAKEKGLNYVVETGEAAFYGPKLDFMVKDALGRSWQLGTIQVDYNLPERFELSYKGSDNETHRPVMIHRAPFGSMERFIAILLEHTAGNFPLWLMPEQAMVLSISEKYEKYAQKVLTLLENNEIRALADNRNETIGKKIREAEMNKFPYMLIIGEQEEQDGTVSVRKRGEGDIGIMPVEDFAAIINNEIKKTLKTFEV; translated from the coding sequence ATGATTAAGGTAAGCTTGCCTGATGGCAGTATAAAAGAATTTGAAAAAGGTACCACTCCAATGGATGTTGCTAACAGCATTAGCTCTGGACTCGCCCGAAACGTAATTTCAGCAAAATTCAATAAAAATATTGTAGAAGTTTCTACGCCATTAACAACAGATGGCAGTTTAACCTTATATACCTGGAAAGACGATGAAGGTAAAAAAGCCTTTTGGCATTCTACCTCTCACGTAATGGCCCAGGCGATAGAAGAAATGTACCCCGGTTCTAAATTAACTATTGGGCCGGCCATTGAAAATGGATTCTATTATGATGTAGATTTTGGCGAACATAAAATTTCGGAAAACGATTTTAAGAAGATCGAAGACCGAATGCTTGAGATTGCTCGCGAAAAACATGATTTCAAACTTCGTGAAGTTTCTAAAGCTGATGCCCTTTCCTATTATAAGGAACAAAATAATCAATTTAAGGTTGAATTAATAGAGAACCTGGAAGATGGTGAGATCACTTTCTGCGATCACGACAACTTTACAGATCTTTGCCGAGGAGGCCATATTCCAAATACCGGCTTTATTAAAGCGGTGAAGTTAATGAGTGTTGCCGGTGCTTACTGGCGCGGCGATGAAAACAATCCACAGTTAACTCGTGTTTATGGAGTTTCATTTCCGAAGCAAAAGGAATTAAAAGAATATTTAGAACTGCTGGAAGAAGCCAAGAAAAGAGATCACCGTAAGCTAGGGAAAGAACTTGAATTATTTACTTTTTCTCAAAAGGTTGGACAGGGACTTCCATTATGGTTACCAAAAGGAGCGGCTTTAAGAGAACGACTGGAAGATTTCTTAAAAAAGGCACAGAAAAAAGCAGGTTACGAGATGGTGGTAAGTCCGCATATTGGTCAAAAAGAACTTTATGTAACCTCAGGACACTATGCTAAATACGGCGAAGACAGTTTCCAGCCAATTCATACTCCAAATGAAGGTGAGGAATTTTTATTGAAACCTATGAACTGCCCGCATCACTGTGAGATTTATAACGCAAGCTCCTGGAGTTACCGTGATCTTCCAAAACGTTTTGCTGAATTTGGTACCGTTTATCGTTATGAACAAAGCGGGGAATTGCACGGATTAACCAGGGTAAGAGGTTTTACGCAGGATGATGCACATATTTTTTGTACTCCAGATCAATTAGATGAGGAATTCAAAAAAGTAATAGACCTTACCTTATATGTATTCGATTCTTTGGGTTTTGAAAACTTTACCGCACAGGTTTCTTTAAGAGATCCGGAGAATAAAGAAAAGTATATAGGATCTGATGATGTTTGGGAGAAAGCCGAAACTGCCATAATTAATGCAGCAAAAGAGAAAGGACTAAATTATGTTGTTGAAACCGGGGAAGCCGCGTTTTACGGGCCTAAGTTAGACTTTATGGTGAAAGATGCACTTGGCAGAAGCTGGCAACTTGGCACCATTCAGGTAGACTACAACCTGCCAGAAAGATTTGAACTTAGCTATAAGGGAAGTGACAATGAGACACACCGCCCGGTAATGATTCACCGTGCGCCATTTGGTAGTATGGAACGTTTTATCGCCATATTACTGGAACATACAGCAGGTAACTTTCCATTATGGTTAATGCCCGAGCAGGCTATGGTGCTCTCAATCAGTGAGAAATATGAAAAATACGCTCAAAAAGTTTTAACTTTGCTGGAAAATAACGAAATTCGCGCTTTGGCAGATAACCGAAATGAAACCATTGGGAAGAAAATAAGGGAAGCCGAAATGAACAAATTCCCATATATGTTGATTATAGGGGAACAGGAAGAACAAGATGGTACGGTTTCTGTACGAAAGAGAGGGGAAGGCGATATAGGCATTATGCCAGTAGAAGACTTTGCCGCAATTATAAATAATGAAATCAAAAAAACGTTGAAGACGTTTGAAGTTTAA
- the infC gene encoding translation initiation factor IF-3, giving the protein MRRKKSKRPLRAVKEDQHRINQKIRAEEVRLVGDNVEMGVYPTKQALSIAEELGLDLVEISPDAKPPVVKAMDYKKFLYEQKKREKAMKAKASKVVVKEIRFGPNTDDHDYEFKKRNAEKFLKDGAKLKAFVFFKGRSIVFKDKGEILLLRLAQDLEELGKVEQMPKLEGKRMTMFLSPRKAK; this is encoded by the coding sequence ATACGTAGAAAAAAATCGAAGAGACCGCTTAGAGCAGTTAAAGAGGATCAACACCGGATTAACCAAAAAATCAGGGCAGAAGAAGTTCGTCTTGTAGGTGATAATGTAGAAATGGGCGTTTACCCAACTAAACAAGCATTATCTATAGCCGAAGAATTAGGCCTGGATTTGGTAGAAATATCTCCAGATGCTAAACCTCCGGTTGTAAAAGCGATGGATTACAAAAAGTTCCTTTACGAACAAAAGAAACGTGAAAAGGCTATGAAAGCCAAAGCGAGTAAAGTTGTCGTAAAAGAAATACGTTTTGGACCCAATACTGATGATCACGATTACGAATTTAAAAAGCGTAATGCAGAGAAATTTTTAAAAGATGGAGCGAAATTAAAGGCCTTCGTATTTTTCAAGGGTCGATCTATCGTATTTAAAGATAAAGGAGAAATCTTGTTATTAAGATTAGCTCAAGATCTTGAAGAGCTTGGAAAAGTAGAGCAGATGCCAAAATTGGAAGGAAAACGTATGACTATGTTTTTATCTCCAAGAAAAGCGAAATAG
- a CDS encoding DUF4249 domain-containing protein produces the protein MKNLNLILLLILAVTLNSCEEVIDLDLQENDPRLVINASILWYTDTPGDNQQIQLSQTIGFYEEENSPVTDATVSITSNSGEEFIFQHDDQGFYTNSDFNPQFQENYTLEINYQEEIYTASNSFVPVAGIDFIEQNNEGGFSREDLEVEAFFTDPAGEDNFYLFSFRNFSSAKISLEIYEDEFTDGNQVSATYSNDELTEGDEIFITMEGITKAFYEYLFILRSQGGDNGGGPFQSQPATVKGNIINETNPDNYPFGYFRLSEVDSTSYIVQ, from the coding sequence ATGAAAAATTTAAACCTAATATTACTATTAATACTGGCAGTCACATTAAATTCTTGTGAGGAAGTTATAGATTTGGATCTCCAGGAGAATGATCCTCGTTTGGTGATAAATGCTTCTATACTTTGGTATACAGATACTCCTGGAGACAATCAACAAATACAACTATCCCAAACTATAGGTTTTTACGAAGAAGAAAATTCACCTGTTACCGATGCCACAGTTAGTATTACATCAAATAGCGGCGAGGAATTCATTTTTCAACATGATGATCAGGGTTTTTATACAAATTCTGATTTCAATCCCCAATTTCAAGAGAATTATACTTTAGAAATAAACTATCAGGAAGAAATTTATACTGCAAGCAATAGTTTTGTTCCCGTAGCGGGTATTGATTTTATTGAACAAAATAACGAAGGGGGATTCAGTAGAGAAGATCTTGAAGTTGAAGCTTTTTTCACAGATCCTGCAGGTGAAGATAATTTCTATCTTTTTAGCTTTCGAAATTTTTCCAGCGCAAAAATATCACTGGAAATTTATGAGGATGAATTTACAGATGGTAACCAGGTCTCAGCTACCTACTCTAACGATGAATTAACCGAAGGTGATGAGATTTTTATAACCATGGAAGGTATTACAAAAGCATTCTATGAATATTTATTCATCTTACGTTCCCAGGGCGGAGACAATGGAGGAGGCCCTTTCCAGTCACAACCAGCTACGGTAAAAGGAAATATTATAAATGAAACAAATCCTGATAATTATCCTTTCGGATATTTTAGACTTTCAGAAGTAGATTCAACCTCTTATATTGTTCAGTAG
- a CDS encoding acetyl-CoA carboxylase carboxyltransferase subunit alpha, translated as MEYLEFELPIKELEEQYAKACNIGEESDVDVTATCRQIEKKLKETRKDIYKNLTAWQRVQLSRHPNRPYTLDYINAICGDTFLELHGDRNVKDDKAMIGGLGKIEDQSFMFIGQQKGYNTKTRQYRNFGMANPEGYRKALRLMKSAEKFGLPVVTLVDTPGAYPGLEAEERGQGEAIARNILEMTRLKVPIIVVIIGEGASGGALGIGVGDKVMMLENTWYSVISPESCSSILWRSWEYKEQAADALKLTAKDMKKQKLIDEIVKEPIGGAHSNREETFDTVKNAILGAYSEFKNLSPTDLVNKRMDKYLDMGVFKG; from the coding sequence ATGGAATATTTAGAATTTGAATTACCCATTAAAGAGTTGGAAGAGCAGTACGCAAAAGCCTGTAACATAGGTGAAGAAAGCGATGTTGATGTTACGGCTACCTGTAGACAAATTGAAAAGAAATTAAAGGAGACCCGAAAGGATATATATAAGAATCTAACTGCCTGGCAACGGGTTCAGCTTTCCAGGCATCCAAACCGTCCCTATACTCTAGATTATATAAACGCAATTTGTGGAGATACATTTTTAGAACTTCACGGGGATAGAAATGTAAAAGACGATAAAGCGATGATTGGTGGTCTTGGTAAAATTGAAGATCAAAGTTTTATGTTTATTGGCCAGCAAAAAGGCTATAATACGAAAACTAGACAATACAGAAATTTTGGGATGGCAAATCCCGAAGGATATCGTAAAGCTTTACGCCTAATGAAATCTGCAGAGAAGTTTGGACTTCCTGTGGTTACATTGGTTGATACGCCGGGAGCTTACCCAGGACTTGAAGCCGAAGAACGTGGGCAGGGAGAAGCTATTGCCAGAAATATTCTGGAGATGACAAGATTAAAAGTGCCAATTATTGTAGTGATAATTGGTGAAGGTGCCAGTGGTGGCGCTTTAGGAATAGGTGTTGGAGATAAGGTGATGATGCTTGAAAATACCTGGTACTCGGTAATTTCTCCAGAATCCTGTTCTTCTATACTCTGGAGAAGTTGGGAATATAAAGAGCAGGCAGCAGATGCTTTGAAGCTTACCGCAAAGGATATGAAAAAACAAAAGCTGATTGATGAGATTGTAAAAGAACCAATTGGAGGTGCCCATAGCAATAGGGAAGAGACTTTTGATACGGTAAAAAATGCAATTTTAGGAGCATATTCTGAATTTAAAAACTTATCACCAACAGATTTAGTGAATAAAAGAATGGATAAGTATTTAGATATGGGCGTTTTTAAAGGCTAA
- a CDS encoding LptF/LptG family permease, protein MKILDWYILKRYLGTFFLMLLLFIPIGITVNLAEKIGKILDNEVPFIEVALYYVDFTIYFANLLFPLFLFLSVIWFTSKLANNTEIIAFLSSGVSFWRFLRPYLIGATIVCILALVLGMFLAPKASKGFNEFKYEYLKKNEQTQETRDVYRQINDNEFIYASHFQPLGKSARNFTLEHFEGNKLEYKISASSLKFNPEDTTYSLTNVNRRIVGVDEDSIIHQNKLDTILPFEFDELTPETYIAETLNYTELNEFIAKERQRGSGNINRYLVVAYKRWSIPVSAFILTIIAVAVSSMKRRGGMGVNLAVGITLAFVFIFFDKVFGTMAEQSTFSPLIAVWFPNISFGILAIFLLYRAKR, encoded by the coding sequence TTGAAAATATTAGATTGGTACATATTAAAGCGCTATTTGGGAACTTTTTTCCTAATGCTTTTACTTTTTATACCAATTGGGATCACGGTAAATCTTGCCGAAAAAATTGGGAAAATACTCGATAATGAAGTGCCTTTTATAGAAGTAGCACTCTATTATGTAGATTTCACTATTTATTTTGCAAATTTATTGTTTCCGTTATTTCTGTTTTTATCGGTGATTTGGTTTACTTCCAAACTTGCCAATAATACCGAAATAATTGCCTTTTTAAGTAGTGGAGTTTCCTTCTGGCGATTTCTACGGCCATATCTTATTGGCGCTACCATCGTTTGTATTTTAGCTCTGGTTTTAGGAATGTTTCTGGCACCAAAAGCCAGTAAAGGTTTTAATGAATTTAAATATGAATATCTTAAGAAGAACGAACAAACCCAGGAAACCAGGGATGTTTATCGCCAAATAAACGACAACGAATTTATTTATGCCAGCCATTTTCAGCCACTGGGGAAATCAGCGAGAAATTTCACTTTAGAACATTTTGAAGGAAATAAACTGGAATATAAAATTAGTGCCTCCAGCCTAAAGTTTAATCCAGAAGATACTACTTATTCACTTACAAATGTAAATAGGAGGATAGTTGGAGTAGATGAAGATTCTATAATTCATCAAAATAAATTAGACACCATTCTCCCTTTTGAATTTGATGAATTAACGCCAGAAACCTATATCGCAGAGACTTTAAATTATACCGAATTGAATGAATTTATTGCTAAAGAGCGTCAAAGGGGATCTGGAAATATTAATAGGTATTTGGTTGTAGCCTATAAAAGATGGAGTATTCCGGTTTCAGCCTTTATTCTAACTATAATTGCCGTAGCTGTTTCTTCAATGAAACGCCGTGGAGGTATGGGGGTAAACCTGGCCGTAGGAATTACACTGGCTTTTGTCTTTATATTTTTTGATAAAGTTTTTGGGACCATGGCAGAGCAATCTACTTTTTCGCCATTAATTGCAGTATGGTTTCCAAATATCAGCTTTGGTATTCTCGCTATTTTTCTACTTTACAGGGCTAAAAGGTAA
- the rplT gene encoding 50S ribosomal protein L20, protein MPRSVNSVAKRARRKKVLKQAKGYFGRRKNVWTVAKNAVDKAMLYAYRDRKVKKRNFRSLWIMRINAAAREHGMSYSQFMGAAKAGGIGLNRKVLADLAMNHPDAFKAIVDKVK, encoded by the coding sequence ATGCCAAGATCAGTAAATTCAGTTGCTAAGAGAGCCAGAAGAAAAAAGGTTCTTAAGCAAGCAAAAGGTTATTTCGGACGTCGTAAAAACGTTTGGACAGTAGCCAAAAACGCGGTAGACAAAGCTATGCTTTATGCATACAGAGACCGCAAAGTAAAGAAACGTAATTTCCGTTCACTATGGATAATGCGTATTAACGCTGCAGCCCGTGAACACGGTATGTCTTATTCTCAATTTATGGGAGCTGCAAAAGCTGGAGGAATAGGTTTAAACCGTAAGGTACTTGCCGATTTGGCAATGAACCATCCAGATGCTTTTAAAGCAATTGTAGATAAAGTAAAGTAA
- a CDS encoding TonB-dependent receptor, which produces MKSTFSFLFLLLFLFSSIDLIAQKTYTLNGTITNSSSNETLIGVNIIIPEENKGVVTNEYGFYSIKLPEGTYTIEITYLGFQSIKETISITEDTTFNTELTESSENLDEVVISSRNSGLNIKSPEMSVNKLSINTIQKLPVVFGEVDIIKSLLLLPGVSNAGEGASGFNVRGGAVDQNLVLLDEATIFNSSHLFGFFSVFNPDAVKDLKLYKGGIPAKYGGRVSSVLDIYQRDGNSKEFKAQGGIGVISSRLLAEGPIVKDKGSFLIGGRSSYAHLFLKLADNPNSAYFYDLNTKLSYTLDDDNKLLFSGYFGRDVFDINQNFLNTYGNSVFNLRWNHVVSDDIFTNLSLIYSDYYYGLTLNFVGFDWDSGIKNLNIKYDFNHYLNDSFQLKYGIHNTYYEFNPGEISPSDEDSGINFFKLTNKYALENATYFSVEHNISNKFSAEYGLRFSNFFRLGQESLNEYANNQPITYNAALDIYEEAAPINTQSYSRSEVIKTYSNLEPRLALAYSFNDDQSIKASYNRMAQYLHLISNTSSPTPLDVWAPSGPFIRPQILDQYAIGYFRNFKEGKYSFETEAFYKDIQNRIDYVNGANLIANNNIETIILNGKSRAYGLEFLAKKNEGRLTGWLAYTLSRSEQQTPGRTPEESGINNGKWYATNFDKTHDISLTANYEYNKKWDFSANFSFQTGLPVTYPSGQYNFNGINVPVYGDRNSNRLPAYHRLDISATYIPKPDKKEGLQSSWNFGIYNIYNRMNANSISFRQNDDTGRNEAAKLSLFGIIPSVTYNFKF; this is translated from the coding sequence TTGAAATCTACTTTTTCTTTCCTGTTTCTACTGTTATTTCTATTTTCCAGCATAGATTTAATAGCTCAGAAAACATATACTCTAAACGGAACTATTACAAATTCATCCAGTAATGAAACTTTAATAGGCGTAAATATTATTATTCCCGAAGAAAATAAAGGCGTGGTAACCAACGAATATGGTTTTTATTCTATTAAACTTCCAGAAGGGACTTATACTATAGAAATCACCTATCTTGGTTTTCAAAGCATAAAAGAGACAATTTCTATTACTGAAGACACAACATTTAATACAGAACTTACTGAAAGTTCAGAAAATCTAGATGAAGTAGTTATTAGCTCCAGAAATTCTGGCTTGAATATCAAAAGTCCGGAAATGAGCGTAAATAAACTTTCTATCAATACCATTCAAAAATTACCCGTGGTATTTGGAGAGGTAGATATTATAAAATCACTATTGCTATTACCGGGTGTTTCTAATGCTGGAGAAGGAGCTTCAGGCTTTAATGTTCGAGGTGGCGCCGTAGATCAAAACCTGGTTTTATTAGATGAAGCCACAATTTTTAATTCTTCCCACCTTTTTGGATTCTTTTCGGTTTTTAATCCTGATGCAGTAAAAGATCTGAAATTGTATAAAGGAGGAATTCCCGCAAAATATGGCGGGAGGGTTTCATCGGTTTTAGATATATATCAGCGAGATGGCAATAGCAAAGAATTTAAAGCTCAGGGTGGTATTGGAGTAATTTCCAGTCGGCTATTGGCTGAAGGGCCTATCGTAAAAGATAAAGGTTCTTTTCTAATAGGTGGGAGAAGTTCCTATGCGCATTTATTCCTGAAATTAGCCGACAACCCGAATTCAGCATATTTCTATGATCTCAACACGAAACTAAGTTATACCCTGGATGATGATAACAAGCTATTATTTTCAGGTTATTTTGGTCGGGATGTTTTTGATATCAACCAGAATTTCCTAAACACCTACGGAAATTCAGTATTTAATCTTAGATGGAATCATGTAGTATCAGATGATATTTTTACAAATCTTTCTTTAATTTACAGTGATTATTACTACGGCTTAACCCTTAATTTTGTTGGATTTGACTGGGATAGCGGGATTAAAAATCTTAACATTAAATACGACTTCAACCATTATCTAAACGATTCATTTCAGCTGAAATACGGAATTCATAATACTTATTACGAGTTTAACCCTGGAGAAATATCCCCTTCAGATGAAGATTCAGGAATAAATTTCTTTAAACTTACCAATAAATATGCATTGGAAAATGCAACTTACTTTTCAGTAGAGCACAACATCTCTAATAAATTTTCCGCAGAATATGGATTGAGATTTAGTAATTTCTTCAGACTGGGCCAGGAAAGCTTGAATGAGTATGCAAATAACCAACCCATAACATATAATGCTGCCCTCGATATTTATGAAGAGGCAGCGCCTATTAATACACAATCATATTCCAGATCAGAAGTTATAAAAACGTACTCTAATCTGGAACCGCGATTGGCACTGGCATATAGTTTCAATGATGACCAGTCCATAAAGGCAAGTTATAATAGAATGGCGCAATACCTTCATTTAATTTCTAATACCAGCTCCCCCACCCCGCTTGATGTTTGGGCACCAAGTGGACCATTTATAAGACCTCAAATTCTTGATCAATATGCCATAGGATATTTCCGTAATTTTAAGGAAGGAAAATATTCTTTTGAAACAGAAGCTTTTTACAAGGATATTCAAAATAGAATTGATTACGTAAACGGAGCCAATTTAATTGCAAACAATAATATTGAAACTATAATACTAAATGGAAAATCGCGTGCTTATGGTTTGGAGTTTTTGGCAAAGAAAAATGAAGGTCGTTTAACGGGATGGTTAGCTTATACCCTATCTCGTTCAGAACAACAAACACCCGGGAGAACTCCTGAAGAAAGTGGAATAAATAACGGAAAATGGTATGCTACAAACTTCGACAAGACTCATGATATAAGCCTAACTGCAAATTATGAGTATAATAAAAAATGGGATTTTAGTGCTAATTTTTCCTTTCAAACAGGTTTGCCGGTGACCTACCCAAGCGGTCAGTATAACTTTAACGGGATTAATGTCCCTGTATATGGGGATAGAAATAGTAATAGGTTACCTGCCTATCATAGATTAGACATTTCAGCAACCTATATTCCAAAACCAGATAAAAAGGAAGGTCTTCAATCCTCCTGGAATTTTGGTATTTATAATATTTATAATAGAATGAATGCAAATTCAATAAGTTTCAGGCAGAATGATGATACTGGACGTAACGAAGCAGCAAAATTAAGCCTCTTCGGAATAATACCATCAGTTACCTATAATTTTAAATTTTAA
- a CDS encoding secondary thiamine-phosphate synthase enzyme YjbQ, producing the protein MKFFQKEIKLKARSRGFHLVTDEIESQLEELKEINSGILNVFIKHTSAGITINENADPTVREDFESHFNEMVPENMPYYKHTLEGSDDMPAHIKASLLGSSLHIPVTNGRLNLGTWQGIYLAEHRNNGGSRKLVLNLYGV; encoded by the coding sequence ATGAAATTTTTTCAGAAGGAAATAAAATTAAAAGCGAGGTCTCGAGGATTTCATTTGGTGACAGATGAGATTGAAAGTCAATTGGAGGAGCTAAAAGAAATAAATTCAGGAATATTAAATGTGTTTATAAAACATACTTCAGCAGGAATAACCATTAATGAAAACGCCGATCCTACGGTTCGGGAAGATTTTGAAAGTCATTTTAATGAAATGGTTCCAGAAAATATGCCATATTACAAACATACTTTGGAAGGATCTGATGACATGCCTGCGCATATTAAGGCTTCACTACTTGGCAGTTCGCTCCACATTCCGGTAACTAACGGAAGATTAAATTTAGGAACCTGGCAGGGAATTTACCTGGCAGAACATAGAAATAATGGCGGTTCTCGAAAATTGGTTTTAAATCTATACGGAGTTTAA
- the rpmI gene encoding 50S ribosomal protein L35, whose translation MPKMKTKSSAKKRFKLTGTGKIKRKHAFKSHILTKKSKKRKLALTHSTLVHDADKDNVKLMLRLK comes from the coding sequence ATGCCGAAAATGAAAACAAAATCTAGTGCTAAAAAGCGTTTTAAGCTTACCGGTACTGGGAAAATAAAAAGAAAGCACGCGTTTAAAAGCCACATCTTAACAAAGAAGTCTAAAAAACGTAAGCTAGCCTTGACGCATAGTACATTAGTACATGATGCTGATAAGGACAATGTTAAACTTATGTTGCGTTTAAAGTAA
- the dnaB gene encoding replicative DNA helicase has translation MDKMTAPQQFSAKKSNVISLEKGKLPPQAVDLEEVVLGAMMIDKKGVDEIIDILSPDAFYKNSHKLIFEAIHKLFENTEAIDLLTVSNQLKKDGNFEKTGGDYYLIQLTQKVSSSAHIEFHARIILQKYIQRSLIKISNEIIEEAYDESTDVFDLLDSAEAKLYEVTQGNIQKSTETAQSLVIQAKNRIEEISNKEGLSGVPSGFDKLDQLTSGWQPSDLIIVAARPGMGKTALTLSMARNISVGQNMPVAFFSLEMSAVQLITRLISSETGLSSEKLRTGNLEKHEWEQLNVKVKDLENAPLFIDDTPSLSIFDLRAKARRLASQHGIKLIVIDYLQLMTAGGSQKGGGNREQEISTISRNLKALAKELNIPVIALSQLSRAVETRGGSKRPLLSDLRESGAIEQDADIVSFIYRPEYYKIEEWDDEERTPTDGQGEFIVAKHRNGGLENIRLKFIGHLGKFDNLEEFDSPFEYHSKMNTGENDENEFNSPNLPNPSANEAFGSSMNGGFNNDDDDEVPF, from the coding sequence ATGGATAAAATGACCGCCCCGCAGCAATTTTCAGCTAAAAAAAGTAATGTAATTAGTCTTGAAAAAGGCAAACTTCCACCGCAAGCTGTTGATTTAGAGGAAGTTGTATTAGGGGCAATGATGATTGATAAAAAAGGGGTAGATGAGATTATTGATATTCTAAGCCCGGATGCTTTCTATAAAAATTCCCATAAATTAATTTTTGAAGCTATACATAAACTCTTCGAAAACACAGAGGCGATTGACTTATTAACCGTTTCTAACCAATTAAAGAAAGATGGGAATTTTGAAAAAACCGGGGGTGATTATTACCTGATTCAGTTAACCCAAAAAGTATCATCTTCTGCGCATATTGAGTTCCATGCGCGTATTATTCTTCAAAAATATATTCAGCGTAGCCTTATTAAGATTTCAAACGAAATAATTGAAGAAGCTTATGATGAATCTACCGATGTTTTTGATCTTTTAGATAGCGCTGAAGCTAAATTATATGAAGTAACCCAGGGTAATATTCAAAAATCTACCGAGACTGCTCAAAGTTTGGTGATCCAGGCGAAGAATAGAATTGAAGAAATCTCAAATAAAGAAGGTTTAAGTGGTGTTCCTTCAGGTTTCGATAAGTTAGACCAGTTAACTTCTGGTTGGCAGCCCAGTGACCTTATTATTGTTGCAGCGCGTCCAGGTATGGGTAAAACGGCTTTAACTTTGTCTATGGCCAGAAATATTTCTGTCGGGCAAAATATGCCGGTAGCATTTTTCTCTTTAGAGATGTCTGCAGTACAGCTAATCACCCGATTAATTTCTTCGGAAACCGGTCTTTCCTCAGAAAAATTAAGAACCGGTAATCTTGAAAAACACGAATGGGAGCAACTTAACGTAAAGGTGAAAGATTTAGAAAACGCACCTTTATTTATAGATGATACGCCTTCACTTTCAATTTTTGATCTTAGAGCAAAAGCCAGAAGGTTAGCTTCTCAACACGGGATTAAGCTTATTGTAATTGATTATTTGCAGTTAATGACCGCCGGTGGAAGTCAAAAAGGAGGTGGAAATAGGGAACAGGAAATTTCTACAATTTCCCGAAACCTAAAAGCCCTGGCAAAAGAACTAAATATCCCGGTGATTGCACTTTCCCAGTTATCGCGTGCGGTAGAAACCAGGGGAGGAAGCAAGCGACCATTGCTTTCTGACCTTAGGGAATCTGGAGCGATTGAGCAGGATGCCGATATTGTATCCTTTATTTATCGTCCAGAATACTATAAAATTGAAGAATGGGATGATGAGGAAAGAACACCAACCGATGGGCAGGGTGAATTTATCGTAGCCAAGCACAGAAACGGTGGACTGGAAAATATACGTCTTAAATTCATTGGTCATCTTGGTAAATTTGATAACTTAGAAGAGTTCGATTCGCCTTTTGAATATCATTCAAAAATGAATACCGGCGAAAATGATGAAAATGAATTTAATTCGCCAAACCTGCCAAATCCAAGTGCGAATGAAGCCTTTGGTAGTTCTATGAACGGCGGGTTTAATAATGATGACGATGACGAAGTGCCATTTTAG